In Rhineura floridana isolate rRhiFlo1 chromosome 6, rRhiFlo1.hap2, whole genome shotgun sequence, one genomic interval encodes:
- the RGS2 gene encoding regulator of G-protein signaling 2 isoform X2, whose translation MLEQSYSPNRIKDWKSRLSYFLQNSSSSTNAKANKKAQQKTYTRPSPEEAQLWSEAFDDLLANKYGLAAFRAFLKSEFCEENIDFWLACEDFKKTKSPQKMTAKAKKIYSDFIEKEAPKEINIDFQTKNTIAQNLQEATHTCFSAAQKRVYSLMENNAYPRFLESEFYQDLCKKPISREPQGT comes from the exons catAAAAGATTGGAAATCGAGGTTGAGTTATTTCCTGCAGAACTCTTCCAGTTCTACCAATGCAAAGGCCAACAAGAAAGCACAGCAAAAGACATATACTAG ACCATCTCCTGAGGAAGCCCAGCTGTGGTCAGAAGCATTTGATGATCTTCTAGCTAACAAAT ATGGTCTGGCAGCTTTCAGGGCATTCTTGAAATCTGAGTTTTGTGAAGAGAACATTGACTTCTGGCTGGCTTGTGAGGATTTCAAGAAAACTAAGTCCCCACAGAAGATGACAGCCAAGGCTAAGAAGATTTACAGTGACTTTATTGAAAAGGAAGCTCCCAAAGAG ATCAACATAGATTTTCAAACCAAGAATACCATTGCTCAGAATCTACAAGAGGCTACACACACCTGCTTCAGCGCAGCCCAGAAGAGAGTCTATAGCTTGATGGAAAATAACGCTTACCCAAGGTTCCTGGAGTCTGAATTCTACCAGGACTTGTGTAAAAAACCAATCAGCAGAGAGCCTCAGGGGACATGA